From a single Couchioplanes caeruleus genomic region:
- a CDS encoding ABC transporter ATP-binding protein — protein MIVTRDLTKRYGRLTAVDGVHLDVREGDRYGLLGPNGSGKTTLVRMLLGLVFATRGEIEVLGRPVPRRVGEVLPDIGAMVEGPGAYPHLSGRANLRLFDAAGPGGSRRDRRRRVDEVLEQVGLAGVDRRPVRAYSLGMRQRLGLASALLRRPRLLVLDEPTNGLDPRGIREVRDLLTDLNAQGTTVLLSSHLLGEIDAFCSRVGVMDRGRLVLQEDLATLREPTGRVVVATPEPERVVALLDGGVEGRDGATLTIRHADPAALNADLVAAGIRVTGLAPERRSLEQVVLDMTTTSADRVEAA, from the coding sequence ATGATCGTCACCCGGGACCTGACCAAACGGTACGGGCGCCTCACCGCGGTCGACGGCGTGCACCTCGACGTGCGTGAGGGCGACCGGTACGGGCTGCTGGGCCCGAACGGCTCGGGCAAGACCACGCTCGTGCGGATGCTGCTCGGGCTGGTGTTCGCGACCCGCGGCGAGATCGAGGTCCTGGGCCGCCCGGTGCCGCGCCGCGTCGGCGAGGTGCTGCCCGACATCGGCGCGATGGTCGAGGGGCCGGGGGCGTACCCGCACCTGTCCGGGCGGGCCAACCTGCGGCTGTTCGACGCGGCCGGGCCGGGCGGGAGCCGTCGCGACCGGCGCCGGCGCGTCGACGAGGTGCTCGAGCAGGTGGGGCTCGCCGGGGTGGACCGGCGGCCGGTGCGGGCGTACTCGCTGGGCATGCGCCAGCGGCTCGGGCTCGCCTCGGCGCTGCTGCGCCGGCCCCGGCTGCTCGTGCTCGACGAGCCCACCAACGGCCTCGACCCGCGCGGCATCCGCGAGGTCCGCGACCTGCTCACCGACCTGAACGCCCAGGGCACCACCGTGCTGCTCTCCAGCCACCTGCTCGGCGAGATCGACGCGTTCTGCAGCCGCGTCGGCGTGATGGACCGCGGCCGGCTCGTGCTGCAGGAGGACCTCGCCACGCTGCGCGAACCGACCGGGCGGGTGGTCGTGGCCACGCCGGAGCCCGAGCGCGTGGTGGCCCTGCTCGACGGCGGGGTCGAGGGGCGCGACGGCGCGACGCTGACCATCCGGCACGCCGACCCGGCCGCGCTCAACGCCGACCTGGTCGCGGCCGGGATCCGGGTCACCGGGCTCGCTCCCGAGCGCCGCTCGCTGGAACAGGTGGTCCTCGACATGACCACGACCAGCGCCGACCGGGTGGAGGCGGCGTGA
- a CDS encoding TatD family hydrolase has translation MRVFDPHIHMTSRTTDDYRAMAAHGVQAVVEPAFWLGQPRTGPGSFADYFDSLLGWEPYRASQFGIRHHATLALNPKEANDPRCKGVLDLLPRYLDKDGVVAVGEIGYDSMTPAEDEAFAAQLELAVEYELPALVHTPHRDKAAGTRRTLDVVAASGIEPGRVAVDHLNEVTVGLVRDSGCWMGFSIYPETKMSPPRMVEILKEYGTERMLVNSAADWGHSDPLLTVETGRAMLAAGFTADEVDLVLWRNPVAFYAQSGRLDLTGADEPGTTYAGSSIARGGS, from the coding sequence ATGCGCGTCTTCGACCCCCACATCCACATGACCTCGCGCACCACCGACGACTACCGGGCGATGGCGGCCCACGGCGTGCAGGCGGTGGTGGAGCCGGCGTTCTGGCTCGGCCAGCCCCGTACCGGCCCGGGCTCGTTCGCCGACTACTTCGACTCGCTGCTGGGCTGGGAGCCGTACCGGGCGTCGCAGTTCGGCATCCGGCACCACGCGACGCTGGCGCTCAATCCCAAGGAGGCCAACGACCCGCGCTGCAAGGGCGTGCTCGACCTGCTGCCGCGCTACCTGGACAAGGACGGGGTCGTCGCGGTCGGCGAGATCGGGTACGACTCCATGACCCCGGCCGAGGACGAGGCGTTCGCCGCCCAGCTCGAGCTGGCCGTCGAGTACGAGCTGCCCGCCCTCGTGCACACCCCGCACCGCGACAAGGCCGCCGGCACGAGACGCACCCTGGACGTCGTCGCCGCCTCCGGCATCGAGCCGGGGCGGGTGGCCGTCGACCACCTCAACGAGGTCACCGTCGGGCTGGTCCGCGACTCCGGCTGCTGGATGGGCTTCAGCATCTACCCCGAGACGAAGATGTCGCCGCCGCGGATGGTGGAGATCCTCAAGGAGTACGGCACCGAGCGGATGCTGGTGAACTCGGCGGCCGACTGGGGCCACTCGGATCCGCTGCTCACCGTGGAGACCGGCCGGGCCATGCTCGCGGCCGGGTTCACCGCCGACGAGGTCGACCTCGTGCTGTGGCGCAACCCGGTCGCGTTCTACGCGCAGTCCGGGCGCCTCGACCTGACCGGCGCCGACGAGCCCGGGACCACGTACGCCGGCAGCTCCATCGCGCGGGGAGGCAGCTGA
- a CDS encoding LLM class flavin-dependent oxidoreductase encodes MNIGLGLPVTDIDTVLDWARRADAGPFSTLGILDRLVWDNPEPLITLAAVAGATARIRVQTEVLLVPLRDTALLAKQCATLDRISGGRFTLGVGVGGRADDFAAAGREIGSRGALMDRQLADLRRIWAGERFSADAGPIGPAPRHRAGPAGPEVLVGAFRERALARVARYGDGFIGAAPPVWLGRLFRSVEQSWRARGRAGRPRLVAQANVAIGPARVVAEARAALTAYYSDPDVASHMLAGLLTTGTQLREAVAAYAGLGADEVVLYCWSADPDQVDRIAAATAGWEAAV; translated from the coding sequence ATGAACATCGGTCTCGGGCTGCCCGTCACCGACATCGACACCGTGCTCGACTGGGCACGCCGCGCCGACGCCGGCCCGTTCAGCACCCTGGGAATCCTCGACCGGCTCGTCTGGGACAACCCCGAACCCCTGATCACCCTCGCGGCGGTCGCCGGCGCCACCGCGAGGATCCGGGTCCAGACGGAGGTACTGCTCGTCCCGCTGCGTGACACCGCGCTGCTCGCGAAGCAGTGCGCCACCCTCGACCGCATCTCCGGCGGACGGTTCACCCTCGGCGTGGGCGTCGGCGGGCGGGCCGACGACTTCGCCGCGGCCGGCCGCGAGATCGGCTCGCGCGGCGCGCTCATGGACCGGCAGCTCGCCGACCTGCGCCGGATCTGGGCGGGCGAGAGGTTCTCCGCGGACGCCGGCCCCATCGGCCCCGCCCCTCGCCACCGGGCCGGGCCCGCCGGGCCGGAGGTGCTGGTCGGAGCCTTCCGGGAGCGGGCGCTCGCGCGGGTGGCCCGGTACGGCGACGGTTTCATCGGCGCCGCCCCGCCCGTGTGGCTGGGCCGCCTGTTCCGCTCGGTGGAACAGTCGTGGCGGGCCCGGGGACGGGCGGGCCGGCCCCGGCTCGTCGCCCAGGCCAACGTCGCGATCGGACCGGCACGGGTCGTCGCCGAGGCGCGGGCGGCGCTCACGGCGTACTACAGCGATCCGGACGTCGCCTCGCACATGCTCGCCGGGCTGCTGACCACGGGCACGCAGCTGCGCGAGGCGGTCGCCGCGTACGCCGGCCTGGGCGCCGACGAGGTCGTCCTCTACTGCTGGTCCGCGGACCCGGACCAGGTGGACCGGATCGCGGCGGCCACCGCGGGATGGGAGGCGGCCGTGTGA
- a CDS encoding SDR family oxidoreductase — MTQQPLTGRVALVAGATRGAGRQIAVQLGAAGATVYATGRSTRAQRSEMDRPETIEETAELVTAAGGTGIAVAVDHLVPEQVEDLVRRIDAEQGRLDVLVNDVWGGDPLTTWHKPVWEQPLEPGLRLLRLAVDTHIVTSRYALPLLIREPGGLVVEIGDGTTAYNEGNYRLSVFYDLAKWSVNRLAFAWSREVAEHGATAVALTPGWLRSEMMLEHFGVTEATWRDATRIEPHFAISESPAYVGRAVAALAADPDRARWNGRSVSSGELAREYGFTDLDGSRPDAWRYLVEVQDPGKPADVTGYR, encoded by the coding sequence ATGACACAGCAACCACTCACCGGCAGGGTCGCCCTGGTGGCCGGGGCGACCCGCGGCGCCGGCCGGCAGATCGCCGTCCAGCTCGGGGCGGCCGGGGCCACCGTGTACGCGACCGGCCGCAGCACCCGGGCTCAGCGCTCCGAGATGGACCGGCCCGAGACGATCGAGGAGACCGCGGAGCTGGTGACCGCGGCCGGCGGCACCGGCATCGCCGTGGCCGTCGACCACCTGGTGCCGGAGCAGGTGGAGGACCTCGTCCGCCGCATCGACGCCGAGCAGGGCCGGCTGGACGTCCTCGTCAACGACGTGTGGGGCGGCGACCCGCTCACCACGTGGCACAAACCGGTGTGGGAACAGCCGCTCGAGCCCGGCCTGCGCCTGCTCCGGCTGGCCGTCGACACGCACATCGTCACCAGCCGGTACGCCCTGCCGCTGCTGATCCGCGAGCCGGGCGGGCTGGTGGTGGAGATCGGGGACGGCACGACCGCGTACAACGAGGGCAACTACCGGCTGTCGGTCTTCTACGACCTGGCGAAGTGGTCGGTGAACCGGCTCGCGTTCGCCTGGTCGCGGGAGGTGGCGGAGCACGGGGCGACCGCGGTGGCGCTCACCCCGGGCTGGCTGCGCTCGGAGATGATGCTGGAGCACTTCGGCGTGACCGAGGCGACGTGGCGTGACGCGACGCGCATCGAACCGCACTTCGCGATCTCGGAGTCCCCCGCGTACGTGGGCCGGGCGGTCGCCGCGCTGGCCGCCGACCCGGACCGGGCCCGGTGGAACGGCCGGTCGGTGTCCAGCGGCGAGCTCGCCCGGGAGTACGGCTTCACCGACCTCGACGGCAGCCGGCCGGACGCGTGGCGCTACCTGGTCGAGGTGCAGGACCCGGGCAAGCCGGCCGACGTGACCGGTTACCGGTAG
- a CDS encoding ABC transporter permease, which yields MIAVELAKLFRRPRTYVITGLLCALPLIVAIFLATTRVPPPPGQGGAFLSAVLSNGALYPAAAMALVMPVFLPVSVAVLAGDAVAGEAATGTLRYLLIRPVGRTRLLAAKLIALIVFVLFAIVAVLLTSYVTGLALFGSQPSAGVALPADVTSLSGVTITPAGLALRMLGTVAYIVISMLSVAAIALFLSTVTDSALGAAMGALAVLVTSQVLVTLDAAAAVRPYLPTRYWLAWIDFFRDPVLWRDIERGAGIQLVYLVVLLGMAWANFLTRNVVT from the coding sequence GTGATCGCGGTCGAACTCGCGAAGCTCTTCCGCCGGCCCCGCACGTACGTGATCACCGGTCTGCTCTGTGCCCTGCCGCTGATCGTGGCGATCTTCCTCGCGACCACGCGGGTGCCGCCACCGCCCGGTCAGGGCGGCGCGTTCCTGTCCGCGGTGCTCAGCAACGGCGCGCTGTACCCGGCGGCGGCGATGGCGCTGGTCATGCCGGTGTTCCTGCCGGTGTCGGTGGCGGTGCTGGCCGGCGACGCGGTGGCCGGCGAGGCGGCCACCGGCACCCTGCGCTACCTGCTGATCCGCCCGGTCGGGCGGACCCGCCTGCTGGCCGCGAAGCTGATCGCGCTGATCGTGTTCGTGCTGTTCGCGATCGTGGCCGTGCTGCTCACCTCGTACGTGACCGGCCTGGCGCTGTTCGGGTCGCAGCCGTCGGCCGGGGTGGCGCTGCCCGCCGACGTCACCTCGCTGTCCGGGGTGACCATCACCCCTGCGGGGCTGGCGCTGCGGATGCTCGGCACGGTCGCGTACATCGTGATCAGCATGCTGAGCGTCGCCGCGATCGCGCTGTTCCTGTCCACCGTCACCGACTCGGCGCTGGGCGCGGCGATGGGTGCGCTCGCCGTGCTGGTCACCAGCCAGGTGCTGGTCACGCTGGACGCGGCCGCGGCGGTGCGCCCGTACCTGCCGACCCGCTACTGGCTGGCCTGGATCGACTTCTTCCGCGACCCGGTGCTGTGGCGCGACATCGAGCGCGGCGCCGGCATCCAGCTCGTCTACCTGGTCGTGCTGCTCGGCATGGCCTGGGCGAACTTCCTCACCCGCAACGTCGTCACCTGA
- a CDS encoding polyprenyl synthetase family protein: protein MTVEATTGTDAAGLARRCESALIAYLDRQRPHWPDGTPRGVLDAVRRFVLADGKRLRPMFCYWGWRGAGQPDGQPIVVAAAALELFHAFALIHDDIMDGSNLRRGQPTVHRHFADVHARHSWRGEAVRYGQSAALLCGDLCAAWADHMFHESGLPVDWIHRGYRLFTVMRTEVIAGQYLDLVSGVGDGSVAGALTVIRMKAARYTVTRPLQIGAALAGAAPRVQAALQAFGDPLGDAFQLRDDVLGVFGDPAVTGKPVIDDLREGKPTVMIAMARDRADRGQAARIRDLFGNPGLDDAGAEELRSVIVGTGALEGVEDLIAKRAAAATAALDNAPLTAEARAALTALASSVIARRR, encoded by the coding sequence ATGACCGTCGAGGCGACCACGGGTACCGACGCGGCGGGGCTCGCGCGGCGCTGCGAGTCGGCGCTCATCGCGTACCTGGACCGGCAGCGCCCGCACTGGCCGGACGGCACGCCGCGCGGGGTGCTCGACGCCGTACGCCGCTTCGTGCTCGCCGACGGCAAGCGCCTGCGCCCGATGTTCTGCTACTGGGGGTGGCGCGGCGCGGGCCAGCCGGACGGCCAGCCGATCGTCGTGGCCGCGGCGGCGCTCGAGCTGTTCCACGCGTTCGCGCTCATCCACGACGACATCATGGACGGCAGCAACCTGCGCCGCGGCCAGCCGACCGTGCACCGGCACTTCGCCGACGTGCACGCCCGCCACTCCTGGCGCGGCGAGGCCGTCCGGTACGGGCAGAGCGCGGCCCTGCTCTGCGGCGACCTCTGCGCCGCCTGGGCCGACCACATGTTCCACGAGTCGGGGCTGCCGGTCGACTGGATCCACCGCGGCTACCGGCTGTTCACGGTGATGCGCACCGAGGTCATCGCCGGGCAGTACCTCGACCTGGTCTCCGGCGTGGGCGACGGCTCGGTCGCCGGCGCCCTCACGGTCATCCGGATGAAGGCGGCCCGGTACACGGTGACCCGACCGCTGCAGATCGGCGCGGCCCTCGCCGGGGCGGCACCCCGGGTGCAGGCGGCGCTGCAGGCCTTCGGCGACCCCCTCGGCGACGCGTTCCAGCTGCGCGACGACGTCCTCGGCGTGTTCGGCGACCCGGCCGTCACCGGCAAGCCGGTCATCGACGACCTGCGCGAGGGCAAACCCACGGTGATGATCGCCATGGCCCGCGACCGCGCCGACCGCGGCCAGGCCGCGCGCATCCGCGACCTCTTCGGCAACCCCGGCCTCGACGACGCGGGCGCGGAGGAGCTGCGCTCGGTGATCGTCGGCACGGGCGCGCTCGAGGGCGTCGAGGACCTCATCGCCAAGCGGGCCGCGGCGGCGACCGCGGCGCTGGACAACGCCCCGCTGACGGCCGAGGCGCGCGCCGCGCTGACCGCGCTGGCGTCGTCGGTCATCGCGCGTCGCCGCTGA
- a CDS encoding esterase/lipase family protein, with amino-acid sequence MSPRRRLLLLVAAAVVVAVLAVAGVRLLGGGDDDSGVRPDQATPGTVLLVPGYGGSRTALSRLADRLAAAGRSAQVVTLPDGGTGDLVRQAQTLDDAVRAALAAGSPSVDVVGYSAGGVVTRLWVDRHSGAEVARRVVTLGSPLHGARIAGAGAALAPDACPPACRQLAPGSALLDELGDEDLPRGLPWLSIWTLNDETVQPPESARLDGAVNVPLQSICPQRQVSHSGLPTDPAVTALVIAALGTAPLAAPGACPVR; translated from the coding sequence GTGTCGCCGCGCCGCCGATTGCTGCTGCTCGTGGCCGCCGCGGTCGTCGTGGCGGTCCTCGCCGTGGCCGGCGTACGGCTGCTCGGCGGCGGTGACGACGACAGCGGCGTACGGCCCGACCAGGCCACGCCGGGCACCGTGCTGCTGGTCCCCGGGTACGGCGGCAGCCGCACCGCCCTGTCCCGGCTGGCCGACCGGCTCGCCGCGGCCGGGCGCAGCGCGCAGGTCGTGACGCTGCCCGACGGCGGCACCGGCGACCTGGTGAGACAGGCTCAGACGCTCGACGACGCGGTCCGCGCCGCGCTGGCCGCCGGGTCGCCCTCCGTCGACGTCGTCGGGTACTCCGCCGGTGGGGTCGTGACCCGGCTGTGGGTGGACCGGCACAGCGGCGCGGAGGTGGCGCGGCGGGTCGTGACGCTGGGGTCGCCGCTGCACGGCGCGCGGATCGCCGGGGCGGGTGCCGCGCTGGCGCCGGACGCGTGCCCGCCGGCGTGCCGGCAATTGGCACCGGGCAGCGCGCTGCTCGACGAGCTGGGCGACGAGGACCTGCCGCGAGGGCTGCCGTGGCTGTCGATCTGGACGCTGAACGACGAGACCGTGCAGCCGCCGGAGTCCGCACGGCTGGACGGCGCGGTGAACGTACCCCTGCAGAGCATCTGCCCGCAGCGGCAGGTGTCGCACAGCGGCCTGCCCACCGACCCGGCCGTGACCGCCCTGGTGATCGCCGCGCTGGGCACCGCGCCGCTCGCGGCGCCGGGGGCGTGCCCGGTCAGGTGA
- the eboE gene encoding metabolite traffic protein EboE, producing the protein MRLNHPGGQTVHLSYCTNVHEAENLDGILEQLDTYAVPIRERLGTDVLGLGMWLAAPVAAGLASDVADRQRLRRALDARGLEVVTLNGFPYQAFQAPVVKHAVYQPDWTTRHRLAYTMDLARILCDLLPADAARGSISTLPLAWREPWDAARASACRRALDELARGLHTMPRPIRVAFEPEPGCIIENTAEAVALLGEADTSVLGVCLDLAHLACAWEEPALALGRLREAGLPVIKTQISAALASTDPRRDAAVLGEYVEPRFLHQTRGPFGLSADDLDEALATPGGDGQPWRIHYHVPLHAPPVPPLQTTVGVLVSALRELVSGDSPECDHFDVETYTWHVLPPALRPSGPAELANGIASELFFARGQLTALGLSSPQEVSP; encoded by the coding sequence ATGCGGCTGAACCACCCCGGCGGGCAGACCGTGCACCTGTCGTACTGCACCAACGTGCACGAGGCCGAGAACCTCGACGGGATCCTCGAGCAGCTCGACACGTACGCCGTGCCCATCCGCGAGCGGCTCGGCACGGACGTGCTGGGACTGGGGATGTGGCTGGCCGCGCCGGTCGCCGCCGGGCTCGCCTCCGACGTCGCCGACCGGCAGCGCCTGCGTAGGGCCCTCGACGCCCGGGGGCTCGAGGTGGTGACCCTCAACGGGTTCCCGTACCAGGCCTTCCAGGCCCCCGTGGTCAAGCACGCCGTCTACCAGCCGGACTGGACCACGCGGCACCGGCTCGCGTACACGATGGACCTGGCCCGGATCCTGTGCGACCTGCTGCCGGCCGACGCGGCCCGCGGCTCGATCTCCACGCTGCCGCTGGCCTGGCGCGAGCCGTGGGACGCGGCCCGGGCGAGTGCCTGCCGCCGGGCCCTCGACGAGCTGGCCCGCGGGCTGCACACGATGCCCCGCCCGATCCGGGTGGCGTTCGAGCCGGAGCCGGGGTGCATCATCGAGAACACCGCGGAGGCCGTGGCGCTGCTCGGCGAGGCCGACACCTCCGTGCTGGGCGTCTGCCTCGACCTCGCCCACCTGGCCTGCGCGTGGGAGGAACCCGCGCTGGCCCTCGGGCGGCTGCGCGAGGCCGGGCTCCCGGTCATCAAGACGCAGATCTCCGCCGCGCTGGCCAGCACCGACCCCCGCCGGGACGCCGCCGTGCTCGGCGAGTACGTCGAACCCCGCTTCCTGCACCAGACCCGTGGCCCGTTCGGGCTGTCCGCCGACGACCTCGACGAGGCTCTGGCCACCCCGGGCGGGGACGGGCAGCCGTGGCGCATCCACTACCACGTGCCGCTGCACGCGCCGCCCGTACCGCCGCTGCAGACCACCGTCGGCGTCCTCGTGAGCGCCCTGCGGGAACTGGTGTCCGGCGACAGCCCGGAGTGCGACCACTTCGACGTCGAGACGTACACGTGGCATGTGCTGCCGCCGGCCCTGCGCCCGTCCGGACCGGCGGAGCTCGCCAACGGGATCGCCTCGGAACTCTTCTTCGCCCGCGGCCAGCTGACCGCTCTGGGCCTGTCGTCCCCGCAGGAGGTGTCGCCGTGA
- a CDS encoding alkaline phosphatase family protein codes for MTPVVVLDVVGLTPRLLRHMPRLARLADTGFRAPLGTVLPAVTCSAQSTFLTGEMPSGHGVVGNGWYFRDLGEVFLWRQHNGLVGGEKVWDAARAATPGYTVANVCWWYAMGADVDWTVTPRPVYHADGRKDPDCYTYPPQLHDELTAKLGTFPLFSYWGANAGIASSAWICRAAEQIMAAHDPDLTLVYVPHLDYDLQRYGPSSAQAAAAAAELDVTLGPLLAAAAARGATVVALSEYGITDVSRPVHVNRLLRGEGLLNVYTQAGMEYLDPWTSRAFAVADHQVAHVYVRDPADVALVAKLCSGLAGVEQVLGRAEQAGYGLDHDRAGELVLVAEPDAWFTYYYWTDDAAAPDFARLVEIHRKPGYDPAELFFDPAGPAAAKGRAALALLRKKIGMRYTMSVVGLDAGARAVRGSHGRLPTDPDDAPVLLCSDPAAARDRIAATEVKGLLLRLAGLPT; via the coding sequence GTGACCCCCGTGGTCGTCCTCGACGTCGTCGGCCTCACGCCCCGGCTGCTGCGGCACATGCCGCGGCTGGCGCGGCTCGCCGACACCGGTTTCCGCGCGCCGCTGGGCACCGTGCTGCCCGCGGTCACCTGCTCGGCGCAGTCCACGTTCCTCACCGGCGAGATGCCGTCCGGGCACGGCGTCGTCGGCAACGGCTGGTACTTCCGCGACCTCGGCGAAGTGTTCCTCTGGCGCCAGCACAACGGGCTCGTCGGCGGCGAGAAGGTGTGGGACGCCGCCCGCGCCGCCACCCCCGGCTACACGGTGGCCAACGTCTGCTGGTGGTACGCCATGGGCGCCGACGTCGACTGGACCGTGACGCCGCGGCCGGTCTACCACGCCGACGGGCGCAAGGACCCCGACTGCTACACGTACCCGCCGCAGCTGCACGACGAGCTCACCGCGAAGCTGGGCACCTTCCCGCTGTTCAGCTACTGGGGCGCGAACGCGGGCATCGCCTCCTCCGCGTGGATCTGCCGGGCCGCCGAGCAGATCATGGCCGCGCACGACCCGGACCTCACGCTGGTCTACGTCCCGCACCTCGACTACGACCTGCAGCGGTACGGCCCCTCCTCGGCGCAGGCCGCCGCGGCGGCCGCCGAGCTCGACGTCACCCTCGGGCCGCTGCTGGCCGCGGCCGCCGCCCGCGGCGCCACGGTCGTCGCCCTGTCCGAGTACGGCATCACCGACGTCTCCCGCCCGGTGCACGTCAACCGCCTGCTGCGCGGCGAGGGACTGCTCAACGTCTACACCCAGGCGGGAATGGAGTACCTCGACCCGTGGACGTCGCGCGCCTTCGCCGTCGCCGACCACCAGGTCGCCCACGTGTACGTCCGCGACCCCGCCGACGTCGCGCTGGTCGCCAAGCTGTGCTCCGGGCTGGCCGGCGTCGAGCAGGTGCTGGGCCGCGCCGAGCAGGCCGGGTACGGCCTCGACCACGATCGCGCCGGGGAGCTGGTCCTCGTCGCCGAACCGGACGCCTGGTTCACGTACTACTACTGGACCGACGACGCGGCCGCCCCCGACTTCGCCCGCCTCGTCGAGATCCACCGCAAACCCGGATACGACCCCGCCGAGCTCTTCTTCGACCCGGCGGGCCCCGCGGCGGCGAAGGGCCGGGCGGCGCTCGCGCTGCTGCGCAAGAAGATCGGCATGCGCTACACGATGAGCGTCGTCGGCCTCGACGCCGGCGCCCGGGCGGTCCGCGGCTCGCACGGGCGGCTGCCCACCGACCCGGACGACGCGCCGGTGCTGCTCTGCTCCGACCCCGCCGCCGCACGCGACCGGATCGCCGCCACCGAGGTGAAGGGTCTGCTGCTGCGCCTCGCCGGGCTCCCCACATGA
- a CDS encoding EboA domain-containing protein produces MTPDELRAVVAAVPGRAWLDEAEAQIRSEPGAAGPLFARAGRKLGRQPLPDRPGWTPALAGRILLLLALGDAERIAQLYWQGDAAERLAVLHALPLLPIGDAGVPLAEDALRTNDTRLVAAALGPYAARLDAATWRQGVVKCVFMGIPLSVVDRLDDRADAELTAMLAALARERAAAGRRMPADALALLNRHLLRKED; encoded by the coding sequence GTGACACCCGACGAGCTGCGGGCCGTGGTGGCGGCCGTACCGGGCCGGGCCTGGCTGGACGAGGCCGAGGCGCAGATCCGTTCCGAACCCGGCGCCGCCGGGCCGCTGTTCGCCCGCGCCGGCCGCAAGCTGGGCCGGCAGCCGCTGCCCGACCGTCCCGGGTGGACACCCGCGCTCGCCGGGCGGATCCTGCTCCTGCTCGCCCTGGGCGACGCCGAGCGCATCGCGCAGCTGTACTGGCAGGGCGACGCCGCCGAACGCCTCGCCGTCCTGCACGCCCTGCCCCTGCTCCCGATCGGCGACGCCGGGGTACCGCTGGCCGAGGACGCGCTGCGCACCAACGACACCCGGCTCGTCGCCGCCGCGCTCGGCCCGTACGCCGCCCGCCTGGACGCCGCCACCTGGCGCCAGGGCGTCGTCAAGTGCGTGTTCATGGGCATCCCGCTCAGCGTGGTCGACCGCCTCGACGACCGCGCCGACGCCGAGCTGACCGCCATGCTGGCCGCCCTCGCCCGTGAGCGCGCCGCCGCCGGGCGCCGCATGCCGGCCGACGCCCTCGCGCTGCTCAACCGGCACCTGCTGCGCAAGGAGGACTGA
- a CDS encoding helix-turn-helix transcriptional regulator — translation MRAARLINLVLLLQARGTLTAAELAAELEVSERTVYRDVIALSAAGVPVYAEQGRAGGYRLVGGYHTRLTGLSRAEAEALFLAGLPGPAGDMGLGEPVRAVRRKVLAALPPGLREASERAGQRFHLDAPGWFTDAAPPPLLAGLARAAWQDEVLTLRYRRGEEVTRTVEPYGLVLKNGVWYLVGRVGADLRSYRVDRVTAAEPTGETFTRDPAFDLPSFWAGRAAEFVRQMLRDTITIRLSPAGLRALRHVAEPVAVQEATAAAGDPGPDGWVRTRLPVESLDVAYSYVLRLGPDAEVVEPPELRARLAGAAARTAALYR, via the coding sequence GTGCGAGCGGCCCGCCTGATCAACCTCGTCCTGCTGCTGCAGGCCCGGGGCACCCTCACCGCCGCGGAGCTGGCCGCCGAGCTCGAGGTGTCGGAACGGACGGTCTACCGCGACGTCATCGCCCTCTCCGCGGCCGGCGTGCCGGTCTACGCCGAGCAGGGCCGCGCCGGCGGGTACCGGCTCGTCGGCGGCTACCACACCCGGCTGACCGGGCTCAGCCGAGCCGAGGCCGAGGCGCTGTTCCTCGCCGGCCTGCCCGGCCCCGCCGGCGACATGGGCCTCGGCGAACCGGTCCGCGCGGTGCGGCGCAAGGTCCTCGCCGCGCTGCCGCCGGGCCTGCGGGAGGCGTCGGAACGCGCCGGGCAGCGGTTCCACCTCGACGCCCCCGGCTGGTTCACCGACGCCGCGCCGCCGCCGCTGCTGGCCGGGCTCGCCCGGGCGGCCTGGCAGGACGAGGTCCTCACCCTGCGCTACCGGCGCGGCGAGGAGGTGACCCGCACGGTCGAGCCGTACGGGCTCGTGCTCAAGAACGGCGTCTGGTACCTGGTCGGCAGGGTGGGGGCGGACCTGCGCTCGTACCGGGTCGACCGGGTCACGGCCGCGGAGCCGACGGGGGAGACCTTCACGCGGGACCCCGCCTTCGACCTGCCGTCGTTCTGGGCCGGGCGGGCCGCCGAGTTCGTCCGGCAGATGCTGCGCGACACCATCACGATCCGGCTCAGCCCGGCCGGCCTGCGCGCGCTGCGCCACGTCGCGGAGCCGGTCGCCGTGCAGGAGGCCACCGCGGCGGCCGGCGATCCGGGCCCGGACGGGTGGGTCCGGACCCGGCTGCCCGTCGAGTCGCTCGACGTGGCGTACTCGTACGTGCTGCGCCTCGGCCCGGATGCCGAGGTGGTGGAGCCGCCCGAGCTGCGCGCCCGGCTCGCCGGGGCCGCGGCCCGGACGGCGGCGCTCTACCGGTAA